Proteins encoded in a region of the Rhodothermales bacterium genome:
- a CDS encoding DUF6755 family protein produces MKHRPAFSDERAPGRRPPFVRAQRMTIVNGILLFVVLIVILQLWLLTATMNAYLGGDTGVVWPAALASLVCLGLNAGLLWYLYRLD; encoded by the coding sequence ATGAAGCATCGCCCTGCCTTCTCCGACGAACGGGCTCCCGGCAGACGCCCGCCCTTCGTCCGCGCCCAGCGGATGACGATCGTCAACGGCATCCTGCTGTTCGTCGTGCTGATCGTCATCTTGCAGCTCTGGCTGCTGACCGCGACGATGAACGCCTACCTCGGCGGCGACACCGGCGTCGTGTGGCCCGCTGCCCTCGCGAGCCTCGTCTGCCTCGGCCTCAACGCCGGCCTCCTCTGGTACCTCTACCGGCTCGACTGA
- a CDS encoding hemerythrin domain-containing protein — protein sequence MKRSPALQPLSHDHYEGLHLVARLRKALRAGEDMTDWPGIIAAFWCDHLVPHFAEEEALVLPVLREGAPPLAERMSREHEALRRLTEAVGEAGAAPGEVLTSFADALAAHIRFEEREAFPVAEGLLGIGTSAPPDADGPDADD from the coding sequence GTGAAGCGTTCCCCAGCCCTCCAGCCGCTCTCGCACGATCACTACGAGGGGCTGCATCTTGTAGCTCGCCTCCGCAAGGCGCTCCGCGCCGGCGAGGACATGACGGACTGGCCCGGAATCATCGCCGCGTTCTGGTGCGATCACCTCGTCCCTCATTTTGCCGAGGAGGAGGCGCTCGTGCTGCCCGTTCTACGCGAGGGAGCCCCGCCGCTCGCCGAGCGGATGAGCCGCGAGCACGAGGCGCTCCGAAGGCTGACGGAGGCCGTCGGGGAGGCGGGTGCAGCCCCGGGGGAAGTGCTTACGTCCTTCGCTGACGCGCTCGCTGCCCACATCCGGTTTGAGGAACGCGAGGCGTTCCCCGTCGCCGAGGGGCTCCTGGGAATCGGGACGTCGGCTCCGCCCGATGCTGATGGCCCCGATGCCGATGACTGA
- a CDS encoding DUF2249 domain-containing protein: MSATTEEKVLDVRPLPPPQKHPAIFATFDALTPGEHFVLVNDHDPIPLKHQFDFVRKGQIGWEYLEQGPELWRVKISRLTGDPVRDEAAAE, from the coding sequence ATGTCTGCCACGACGGAAGAGAAAGTCCTCGATGTGCGGCCTCTCCCGCCGCCTCAGAAGCACCCCGCCATCTTCGCCACCTTCGACGCCCTCACCCCCGGCGAGCACTTCGTCCTCGTCAACGACCACGACCCGATCCCGCTCAAGCACCAGTTCGACTTCGTGCGGAAGGGGCAGATCGGCTGGGAATACCTCGAGCAAGGGCCGGAGCTGTGGCGCGTCAAGATCAGCCGGCTCACTGGCGACCCCGTCCGCGATGAAGCTGCTGCTGAGTAG
- a CDS encoding ferredoxin family protein: protein MPYVVAEPCINCLHTDCVEVCPVDCFYVGPNFIAIHPDECIDCNACVPVCPTEAIYADDELPAKWAHYAEWNAYLAEQWGQMGHNLTEKQEPLPESERWATPPESEHKSEEDILTWDVEAPEQEA from the coding sequence ATGCCCTACGTCGTCGCCGAGCCCTGCATCAACTGCCTCCACACGGACTGCGTCGAGGTCTGTCCTGTGGATTGCTTCTACGTCGGCCCCAACTTCATCGCCATACACCCCGACGAGTGCATCGACTGCAACGCCTGCGTCCCCGTCTGCCCGACCGAGGCCATCTATGCCGACGACGAACTGCCGGCCAAGTGGGCGCACTACGCCGAGTGGAACGCCTACCTCGCCGAGCAGTGGGGCCAGATGGGCCACAACCTCACCGAGAAGCAGGAGCCGCTGCCAGAGTCGGAGCGGTGGGCGACCCCGCCCGAGTCCGAGCATAAGTCAGAGGAGGACATCCTGACCTGGGACGTCGAAGCCCCCGAGCAGGAAGCGTAA
- a CDS encoding DUF2249 domain-containing protein — MTATHPPTIQVLDVRPVEPKHRFETIMGAYHALPSDAVLELVVDHDPECMYYTLLAEHGAAAFTFDYLERGPVTWRVHVTRTG, encoded by the coding sequence ATGACCGCGACGCACCCCCCCACGATCCAGGTGCTCGACGTGCGCCCCGTCGAGCCGAAGCACCGCTTCGAGACCATCATGGGCGCCTACCACGCGCTCCCGTCCGACGCGGTCCTCGAGCTCGTCGTGGACCACGACCCGGAGTGCATGTACTACACGCTCCTCGCCGAACACGGCGCAGCCGCCTTCACGTTCGACTACCTCGAGCGCGGCCCCGTGACGTGGCGTGTCCACGTCACCCGGACCGGCTGA
- a CDS encoding molybdopterin oxidoreductase family protein yields MPTTTPTPGLDLDAIREFGPYLQYARDIRVDTGVEPDRLVKTHCCFCGQQCGMQLKVKGNTVVGVEPWYDFPFNRGMMCPKGIKRYLQQSHPDRLLHAYKKDPSAPSGFSEMPYDEAIRRVADEIDRIQREYGNDAFAILSGASLTTEKTYLMGKFAHMALKTANIDYNGRLCMVSAAAGNKKSFGVDRAANPWGDILGAEVVWISGANVAECAPITTNYVWQAREQGAKVIVADPRITPIARTCDLFLPVKPGRDTALFNGVLHLMIEHDWLDHDFIENHTVGFDAVAEEVSKWTPALTAEVTGVAEKSIQQAAEWWGQASTSFLMHARGIEHHSRGVQNVMSAINIVLASGRIGRENCGYGTITGQANGQGGREHGQKCDQLPGGRDLGNPEHRAYVAGVWGMDPDDLPQPGVDAYEIMRKAHSGEIKGLLSICFNPVVSLPDNNFVREALDKLEFFVAIDFFMSATSRYADVVLPGSLQEEDEGTVTQLEGRVIKINQVVDCPGEARRDWEIIQDIAKALGRERGLTFSGPREMFEELRIASKGYTNDYSGITWEGVEDNYGVFWPCPAETPEGVPLPGPQGTVRLFEPGSWNPIAKGAGPFYFPDGKARFNVTEYVGPTEDVDADYPVILTTGRVVSQFLSGNQTRRIGPLLDHYPEPKIEMHPRLAAKLGIRDGDWATAESRRGNCTLRASVVKTIRPDTVFIPYHWAGRKSANQLTISAQDPISKIPEYKVCAVRVSKAEAPPEYADQLQPQQ; encoded by the coding sequence ATGCCCACGACTACGCCTACGCCCGGCCTCGACCTCGACGCCATCCGCGAGTTCGGCCCGTACCTCCAGTACGCCCGCGACATCCGCGTCGACACGGGCGTCGAGCCGGACCGACTCGTCAAGACGCACTGCTGCTTCTGCGGCCAGCAGTGCGGGATGCAGCTCAAGGTCAAGGGCAACACCGTCGTCGGCGTCGAACCGTGGTATGACTTCCCGTTCAACCGCGGGATGATGTGCCCGAAGGGGATCAAGCGCTACCTCCAGCAGAGCCACCCCGACCGCCTCCTCCACGCCTACAAGAAGGACCCGAGCGCGCCGAGCGGGTTCTCCGAGATGCCCTACGACGAAGCCATCCGCCGCGTCGCCGACGAGATCGACCGCATCCAGCGCGAGTACGGGAACGACGCCTTCGCCATACTCTCCGGGGCAAGCCTGACGACGGAGAAGACGTACCTCATGGGCAAGTTCGCCCACATGGCGCTGAAGACGGCCAACATCGACTACAACGGCCGCCTCTGCATGGTCAGCGCGGCGGCGGGTAACAAGAAGTCGTTCGGGGTCGACCGCGCGGCGAACCCATGGGGCGACATCCTCGGGGCCGAGGTCGTCTGGATCAGCGGGGCGAACGTGGCCGAGTGCGCGCCGATCACGACGAACTACGTCTGGCAGGCGCGCGAGCAGGGCGCGAAGGTCATCGTCGCCGACCCGCGCATCACGCCGATCGCGCGGACGTGCGACCTCTTCCTCCCCGTCAAGCCGGGCCGCGACACGGCGCTCTTCAACGGCGTCCTCCACCTCATGATCGAGCACGACTGGCTCGACCACGACTTCATCGAGAACCACACGGTCGGGTTCGACGCCGTCGCCGAGGAGGTGAGCAAGTGGACGCCCGCGCTGACGGCCGAGGTCACGGGGGTCGCCGAGAAGTCGATCCAGCAGGCCGCCGAGTGGTGGGGCCAGGCCTCGACGAGCTTTCTGATGCACGCGCGCGGCATCGAGCACCACAGCCGTGGCGTACAGAACGTGATGAGCGCGATCAACATCGTCCTCGCCTCCGGGCGCATCGGCCGCGAAAACTGCGGCTACGGGACGATCACCGGCCAGGCGAACGGGCAGGGCGGGCGCGAGCACGGGCAGAAGTGCGACCAGCTCCCCGGCGGGCGCGACCTCGGCAACCCCGAGCACCGGGCCTACGTCGCCGGCGTCTGGGGCATGGACCCCGACGACCTCCCGCAGCCCGGCGTCGACGCCTACGAGATCATGCGGAAGGCGCACAGCGGTGAGATCAAGGGGCTCCTCTCGATCTGCTTCAACCCCGTCGTCTCGCTCCCCGACAACAACTTCGTCCGCGAGGCGCTCGACAAGCTGGAGTTCTTCGTCGCCATCGACTTCTTCATGAGTGCGACGTCCCGCTACGCCGACGTCGTGCTGCCGGGCTCGCTCCAGGAGGAGGACGAGGGGACGGTGACGCAGCTCGAAGGCCGCGTCATCAAGATCAACCAGGTTGTCGACTGCCCCGGCGAGGCGCGGCGCGACTGGGAGATCATTCAGGACATCGCGAAGGCACTGGGGCGAGAGCGTGGGCTGACGTTCAGCGGGCCGCGTGAGATGTTCGAGGAACTGCGCATCGCGTCGAAGGGCTACACGAATGACTACTCCGGGATCACGTGGGAGGGCGTCGAAGACAACTACGGGGTGTTCTGGCCGTGCCCGGCCGAGACGCCGGAGGGCGTGCCGCTGCCCGGTCCGCAGGGGACCGTCCGCCTGTTTGAGCCCGGCTCGTGGAACCCGATTGCGAAGGGCGCCGGCCCGTTCTACTTCCCCGACGGCAAGGCCCGCTTCAACGTGACCGAGTACGTCGGCCCGACCGAGGACGTGGACGCCGACTACCCCGTCATCCTCACGACGGGCCGCGTCGTCAGCCAGTTCCTCTCGGGCAATCAGACCCGCCGCATCGGCCCGCTCCTCGACCACTACCCCGAGCCGAAGATCGAGATGCACCCGCGCCTCGCCGCGAAGCTCGGCATCCGAGACGGCGACTGGGCGACGGCCGAGAGCCGCCGGGGAAACTGCACGCTCCGCGCCTCGGTCGTCAAGACGATCCGTCCGGACACCGTCTTCATCCCCTACCACTGGGCCGGACGCAAGAGCGCCAACCAGCTCACGATCTCGGCGCAGGACCCGATCTCGAAGATCCCCGAGTACAAGGTGTGCGCCGTCCGCGTCTCCAAGGCTGAGGCCCCACCCGAGTACGCCGACCAACTCCAGCCTCAGCAGTAA
- a CDS encoding Rrf2 family transcriptional regulator, with the protein MLLSRRCEYALRTALYVAAADPVAYIAVREISEALRIPYPFLAKTVQSLTGAGLFRSMRGPKGGVALARPADRIALKEIVLAVDGPAIFSECVLGLPGCGERKPCPLHDEWGPARDRVERMFAAATLAATASRIQVGDFRLATPPPARPTPP; encoded by the coding sequence ATGCTACTCTCCCGGCGTTGCGAATACGCTCTCCGAACCGCGCTCTACGTGGCGGCGGCCGACCCCGTGGCGTACATCGCGGTGCGCGAGATCAGCGAGGCCCTCCGCATTCCCTACCCGTTCCTCGCCAAGACCGTCCAGTCGCTCACCGGTGCCGGCCTCTTCCGGTCCATGCGTGGGCCGAAGGGCGGCGTCGCCCTCGCTCGTCCCGCCGACCGAATCGCGCTCAAGGAGATCGTCCTCGCCGTAGACGGCCCTGCCATCTTCAGCGAGTGCGTCCTCGGACTCCCCGGCTGTGGGGAACGGAAGCCGTGCCCGCTCCACGACGAGTGGGGGCCTGCCCGCGACCGCGTCGAGCGCATGTTCGCCGCTGCCACCCTCGCCGCCACCGCTTCCCGCATCCAAGTCGGTGATTTCCGACTCGCCACGCCCCCACCCGCTCGGCCCACGCCTCCATGA
- a CDS encoding MFS transporter: protein MSRESRKATGWGLGATLVLGVLILVGSRNLEHFDAALVGYTFAVLFATFGLTYRYTMWLQRPPTAVYWRRGWEAFFKRGYRARNAGTWFKRVGSEVLANRFIFKRGTLRGVTHLLIMWGCLIAVAITFPLVFGWLYFRPVAGDLALYEAVVFGFPLFRFPHESAVAFFLFHGLVWSSFLVIAGVMLAMRRRMREEGAVAVQRFAEDFMPLILLFAVSLTGLMLTASYTWMAGYAYTFIAILHAITVIGTFLWLPFGKFFHVFQRPAQLGVGFYKDVGRAEEPAHCRRCGHAFTSRMHVEDLIEVERQLGYRYEIPGSTASDGAASGQAVEHYQWICPPCRRASFVMAQGLRWQGRRGGAALPLDGRPIPMPVYANPGTGEGPLGAEDAENFHP, encoded by the coding sequence ATGAGCCGCGAATCACGAAAAGCGACCGGGTGGGGCCTCGGCGCCACCCTCGTCCTCGGCGTCCTGATCCTCGTCGGCTCGCGGAACCTCGAGCACTTCGACGCGGCCCTCGTCGGCTACACCTTCGCCGTCCTCTTCGCCACGTTCGGGCTGACGTACCGCTACACGATGTGGCTCCAGCGGCCCCCGACGGCGGTCTATTGGCGGCGCGGCTGGGAGGCCTTCTTCAAGCGCGGCTACCGCGCCCGCAATGCCGGGACCTGGTTCAAGCGGGTCGGCTCTGAGGTGCTCGCCAACCGGTTCATCTTCAAGCGGGGCACGCTGCGCGGCGTGACGCACCTCCTCATCATGTGGGGCTGCCTGATCGCCGTTGCGATCACGTTCCCGCTCGTCTTCGGATGGCTCTACTTCCGGCCTGTCGCGGGCGACCTCGCGCTCTACGAGGCCGTCGTCTTCGGCTTCCCGCTGTTCCGGTTCCCGCACGAGTCGGCGGTCGCGTTCTTCCTCTTCCACGGGCTCGTGTGGTCGTCCTTCCTCGTCATCGCGGGCGTGATGCTTGCGATGCGGCGGCGGATGCGGGAGGAGGGCGCGGTGGCGGTCCAGCGCTTCGCGGAGGACTTCATGCCGCTGATCCTCCTCTTCGCCGTGAGCCTGACCGGGCTGATGCTGACGGCGAGCTACACGTGGATGGCGGGGTACGCCTACACCTTCATCGCCATCCTCCACGCCATCACCGTGATCGGGACGTTCCTCTGGCTCCCGTTCGGGAAGTTCTTCCACGTCTTCCAGCGGCCAGCACAACTCGGCGTCGGCTTCTACAAAGACGTGGGGCGGGCCGAGGAGCCGGCGCACTGCCGGCGCTGTGGGCACGCCTTCACGTCGCGGATGCACGTCGAGGACCTCATCGAGGTCGAGCGACAGCTCGGCTACCGCTACGAGATCCCCGGCAGCACGGCGTCCGACGGCGCGGCGTCGGGGCAGGCCGTCGAGCACTACCAGTGGATCTGCCCGCCGTGCCGCCGCGCCTCGTTCGTCATGGCGCAGGGGCTCCGGTGGCAGGGCCGGCGCGGCGGCGCGGCGCTCCCGCTCGACGGGCGGCCCATCCCGATGCCCGTCTACGCCAACCCCGGCACGGGCGAAGGCCCCCTCGGGGCCGAGGACGCCGAGAACTTCCACCCGTAA
- a CDS encoding Rieske (2Fe-2S) protein: MSPEPPLISRGASAPQDADRSTVPPDGRPLAEQPKWRRDFPIDWPQDEYVSRRDLVKFICLTSVAFVVGQFWIVGKSLFGRREAALPALAIADVDELPIGGAKTFRYPEGSTPRLLVRTGAATFVAYDQQCTHLLCPIVPAHREGMGVAASERGLELHCPCHNGWFDLETGRPLAGPPRRPLPRVSVEVRGSIVYATGVEEPAA, translated from the coding sequence ATGAGCCCCGAGCCCCCCCTCATCTCCCGTGGTGCCTCCGCCCCGCAGGACGCCGACCGCTCGACCGTCCCGCCCGACGGTCGCCCGCTCGCCGAGCAGCCGAAGTGGCGGCGGGACTTCCCCATCGACTGGCCGCAGGACGAGTACGTTTCGCGCCGTGACCTCGTGAAGTTCATCTGCCTCACGAGCGTGGCCTTCGTGGTCGGGCAGTTCTGGATCGTCGGGAAGAGCCTGTTCGGGCGGCGCGAGGCCGCGCTTCCGGCGCTCGCCATCGCGGATGTCGACGAGCTCCCCATAGGCGGGGCCAAGACGTTCCGCTACCCCGAGGGCAGCACGCCGCGGCTACTCGTGCGCACCGGAGCGGCGACGTTCGTGGCCTACGACCAGCAGTGCACCCACCTCCTCTGCCCCATCGTGCCGGCGCACCGGGAGGGCATGGGCGTCGCCGCGTCTGAGCGGGGGCTGGAGCTCCACTGCCCGTGCCACAACGGCTGGTTCGATCTCGAGACGGGCCGCCCCCTCGCCGGGCCGCCGCGCCGCCCGCTCCCGCGCGTCTCCGTCGAGGTCCGCGGCAGCATCGTCTACGCGACCGGCGTGGAGGAGCCTGCGGCATGA
- a CDS encoding 4Fe-4S dicluster domain-containing protein has translation MPVPATLEFFIDPARCIGCQACVQACAECDTHRGQSMIQLDYVDRAHSTQTVPVVCMHCDSPTCAEVCPADAIKRTEDGVVHSARKPRCIACNNCVLACPFGVPKMNTEMQLMMKCNMCYDRTSVGLKPMCASVCPSQALAFGTREEMARLRPSARPVNTFQFGAQTITTKVNMMVPADDGPDWVDVTAAMHEPTIGHQMLDDIFDDDVFGGDGFIDLLNDDPADA, from the coding sequence GTGCCCGTCCCCGCCACGCTCGAGTTCTTCATCGATCCCGCCCGCTGCATCGGCTGCCAGGCGTGCGTGCAGGCGTGCGCCGAGTGCGACACCCACCGCGGCCAGTCGATGATCCAGCTCGACTACGTCGACCGCGCCCACTCGACGCAGACGGTGCCCGTCGTGTGCATGCACTGCGACTCGCCGACGTGCGCCGAGGTCTGCCCCGCCGACGCCATCAAGCGGACCGAGGACGGCGTGGTCCACTCGGCCCGGAAGCCACGCTGCATCGCGTGCAACAACTGCGTCCTCGCCTGCCCCTTCGGCGTGCCGAAGATGAACACCGAGATGCAGCTCATGATGAAGTGCAACATGTGCTACGACCGGACCTCGGTCGGGCTCAAGCCGATGTGCGCCTCGGTCTGCCCGAGCCAGGCCCTCGCCTTCGGGACGCGCGAGGAGATGGCCCGCCTCCGGCCGAGTGCCCGCCCCGTCAACACCTTCCAGTTCGGCGCGCAGACCATCACGACGAAGGTGAACATGATGGTCCCCGCCGACGACGGCCCGGACTGGGTGGACGTGACGGCCGCCATGCACGAGCCGACGATCGGACACCAGATGCTCGACGACATCTTCGACGACGACGTGTTCGGGGGCGACGGCTTCATCGACCTTCTCAACGACGACCCCGCTGACGCATGA
- a CDS encoding metal-sulfur cluster assembly factor encodes MSFFRSLRRGAHAAESAEPSNTPEPPDTEAAPDTEVPSRLALADGLRSVIDPEVGLNIVALGLIYDLQLEDGTATVRLTMTTPACPMSSYIKQQVGGVLQRVPGLRRGVVELVWDPPWSPHMIVPEARATLYGGRRPPTY; translated from the coding sequence ATGTCCTTCTTCCGATCCCTCCGACGGGGCGCCCACGCCGCCGAATCGGCCGAGCCCTCGAACACGCCTGAGCCGCCCGATACCGAGGCCGCGCCCGATACCGAGGTCCCCTCACGCCTCGCCCTCGCCGACGGGCTCCGCAGCGTGATCGACCCCGAGGTGGGGCTGAACATCGTCGCCCTCGGGCTGATCTACGACCTCCAGCTCGAGGACGGCACGGCGACGGTGCGCCTGACGATGACGACGCCGGCCTGCCCGATGTCGAGCTACATCAAGCAGCAGGTCGGCGGCGTGCTCCAGCGTGTGCCGGGGCTGCGGCGCGGCGTCGTCGAGCTGGTGTGGGACCCGCCGTGGTCGCCGCACATGATCGTGCCCGAGGCGCGCGCGACGCTCTACGGCGGGCGGCGGCCTCCCACGTATTGA
- a CDS encoding transcriptional regulator — protein MPSSLLPSGTKGDLLLLMKRQGPISLDDAEAATGLTRPTLRQHLGGLERDRLVERSTQRQPRGRPSLRYALTPQAEALFPSRDGVLLGRLLDFLQERDDDALIEGFFEHYWDERLRDVQHRLSQVPEGDGDERLSVLVELLREQGFMPEVRSDEGGLVIRECNCPFPEAVKRTRLPCRLEARFFERVFDDRISRVTYIPDGFPACTYEFPASEEAGAP, from the coding sequence ATGCCTTCTTCCCTCCTCCCCTCCGGCACGAAGGGCGACCTCCTGCTCCTGATGAAGCGGCAGGGTCCGATCTCGCTCGACGACGCCGAAGCGGCCACCGGCCTCACCCGGCCCACGCTGCGCCAGCACCTCGGCGGGCTCGAGCGCGACCGCCTCGTGGAGCGCTCGACCCAACGGCAACCGCGCGGTCGTCCCAGTCTCCGGTACGCCCTCACGCCCCAGGCCGAGGCCCTCTTTCCCTCCCGCGACGGCGTGCTTCTGGGCCGCCTCCTCGATTTCCTCCAGGAGCGGGACGACGACGCGCTCATCGAGGGTTTCTTCGAGCATTACTGGGACGAGCGGCTGCGCGACGTGCAGCACCGGCTCAGCCAAGTCCCCGAGGGCGATGGGGACGAGCGTCTGTCGGTGCTGGTGGAACTCCTCCGCGAGCAGGGGTTCATGCCGGAGGTGCGAAGCGACGAGGGCGGCCTCGTCATCCGGGAGTGCAACTGCCCGTTCCCAGAGGCTGTCAAGCGCACGCGGCTACCGTGCCGGCTCGAAGCGCGCTTCTTCGAGCGGGTCTTCGACGACCGGATCAGCCGCGTGACGTACATCCCCGATGGCTTCCCGGCCTGCACCTACGAGTTCCCCGCTTCCGAAGAGGCCGGTGCTCCATGA
- a CDS encoding DUF2249 domain-containing protein, with protein sequence MPDVHEPRPEALAEVTEAERVELDVRPTLRDGGEPFSLIMETAGRVPEGHVLRLHAPFKPVPLFGVMRARGWKHWAELGEGDEWIVWFYRTRDVA encoded by the coding sequence ATGCCCGACGTACACGAACCGCGCCCCGAAGCCCTCGCTGAGGTCACAGAAGCCGAGCGGGTCGAGCTCGACGTGCGCCCCACGCTCCGCGACGGCGGCGAGCCGTTCTCGCTCATCATGGAGACCGCCGGCCGCGTGCCCGAGGGCCACGTCCTCCGGCTGCACGCCCCCTTCAAGCCCGTCCCGCTCTTCGGCGTGATGCGCGCCCGCGGCTGGAAGCACTGGGCCGAGCTTGGCGAGGGGGACGAATGGATCGTCTGGTTCTACCGGACGCGCGACGTCGCCTGA
- a CDS encoding group III truncated hemoglobin, translated as MKPDLQTTDDVRTVVHTFYADMEADPVLGPYFAGLDWAAHLPKMVRFWSSVVFGTGAYRGRPFDPHTRMQGLTRAHFAHWVERFHQTVDAHFAGEHAERMKARAEQIAGVFQVKLGLWGVFGDDVPEAEVPS; from the coding sequence ATGAAGCCCGACCTCCAGACGACCGATGACGTTCGCACCGTCGTCCACACGTTCTACGCGGATATGGAGGCCGACCCCGTGCTCGGCCCTTACTTCGCCGGGCTCGACTGGGCGGCGCACCTCCCGAAGATGGTCCGCTTCTGGTCGTCCGTCGTGTTCGGGACGGGCGCGTACCGGGGGCGGCCGTTCGACCCCCACACGCGGATGCAGGGCCTCACGCGCGCGCACTTCGCGCACTGGGTCGAGCGCTTTCACCAGACCGTGGACGCCCACTTCGCAGGCGAGCACGCCGAGCGGATGAAGGCGCGGGCCGAGCAGATCGCGGGCGTCTTCCAGGTCAAGCTCGGCCTCTGGGGCGTCTTCGGCGATGATGTGCCCGAGGCGGAGGTGCCCTCGTGA